The genomic region GCTTCGCCGCAGCCTCGGCCTGCCGCGGGGGCGCTGAGCATGTGCGGTTTCGCAGGCCTCCTCGACCCTCAGCGACGGCAGGGCGAAGCGCTCGCGCTTGCTGTTGCGATGGCTGAGCGGATCTGCCACCGCGGCCCGGACGATGACGGCGCCTGGGCGGATCCGGAAGCCGGGCTCGCCTTCGCCTTCCGGCGGCTTGCCATACTCGACCTCACGCCCGCGGGGCATCAGCCCATGTCCTCTGCGGACGGCCGCTTCGTCATCGTCTTCAACGGCGAGATTTACAACCACCGGGAGCTGCGCCGCGGTCTCGCCATCCCGTGGCGCGGCCGGTCCGACACGGAGGCGCTCGTCGAATCGATCGCTGCCCGCGGCCTTGACGAGACGCTCGCCCGCGCCGACGGCATGTTCGCCTTCGCGCTGTGGGACAGGCGCGACCGCGTGCTGCATCTCGCGCGCGACCGCTTCGGCGAGAAGCCGCTTTACATCGCGCGGCTTGCGGCCGCTCTCGCCTTCGCCTCCGAGGCGAAATGCTTCTCCGCCCTGCCCGCGCTTGACCGCACGCCGGACGAGGAGGCGCTCGCCGGTTTCCTGCGCTTTGGCTATATCCCCGCCCCCCGATCGGCCTGGCGCAGCGTGCGCAAGCTCAGGGCAGGGGAGGTCCTCTCCGTCCCGCTCGACCGCGCCGGTGACCCGCCGGAGCCCAGGCTCTACTGGGACGCCGTTGCGGAGGCGGAACGCGCGGCGGCAGCACCCTTCCGCGGCTCTGCCGACGAGGCGGTGGCGGAGGTCCGCGCACGCCTCCGCGCAGCGGTCGCAAGCCGGCTCGAATCGGACGTACCCTTGGGCGCTTTCCTCTCCGGCGGCATCGACTCCTCGATCGTGGTCGCGGCGATGGCGGCAATCGGCGCGCGGCCGAAAAGCTTCACCATCGCCTTCCCGGGAACCCCCTACGACGAGGCCCCGCATGCCGCAGCGATCGCCCGCGAGCTCGGCACCGACCATCACGTCCTGCCCGTCGCGGAGGCCGAGGCGATCGCCGTCGCGCCAACCCTCGTCGAGACCTATGACGAGCCCTTCGCCGATGCCTCAGCCCTGCCGACGCTTCTGCTTGCGCGTCTGACCCGCTCCCACGTCACGGTCGCGCTTTCGGGCGATGCCGGGGACGAACTCTTCGCAGGCTATCCGCGCCTGCATGCGGCGGCAGCCGTCTGGCGCCGGGCGTCCATCCTTCCCGCTCAACTGCGTCGCCTCGCGCGTGGCCTCGCCCGCGCCGCGCCGCCCGGAAGCTTCACCTGGGGCCGGCTGCTCGCCCAGCTCTCTGCGCGGATGCCGCTCTCGCCTGCCGAAGCGGCACAAGGCACGGTGCAGCGCTGGCCGCCGGAACACCGTCTCGCGACCGCCGCTGCGCCCGGCCTCGGCCTGTCGCCGCAGCCGAAGCTCTCCCCGCTGCGCACGGCGATGCTGCAGGACCTGCGGACCTACCTGCCGGACGATCTGATGGTGAAGGTCGACCGCGCGGCGATGAGCGTCTCGCTCGAGCCGCGCGCGCCGCTGCTTGCGATCGAGTTCGTGCGTTTCTGCTGGTCCCTGCCTGAGGCGCTTCTGACCGACGCAGGCGACGGCTTCACCGGCGCCAAGGCCCTGCTTCGGCGTGCGCTCTCCTTCGACCTTCCACGCACCCTGTTCGAACGACCAAAGCAAGGATTCGAGCCTCCCGTTGGGCTGTGGCTCCGCAGCCCGCTGCGCGGCTGGGCAGAGGCGCTTCTGGCACAGCCTCGGCTCGCTCGTTCCGGCCTGATCGCCCGCCCTGGGCTTATCCGCCGCATCTGGGCCGAACATCTTTCCGGGCGCAGGTCCCACACGCACAGGCTGTGGACGCTTCTGATGCTCCTCGCTTGGGCCGAGCGTGAGGGGATCCACTGAGCGGGTTCCACACGAGTGGAAACCGGCCAACACATACTCTTCGACCGTCTTCACGGACTGAGCTGATTCCAGCCGTGTGCGATCTGCTCTGAGCGGCACCTGCGGCGCGGGCGCTCCTCTCTTCCACGCCCTCCGGCAATGCCCGCGCCGGGGCAGGCGCCAGCCCCGCCCGGGGGGAGAAGCTGCGGATCACGGCCGATCGCTGCGCGTAAGAAACGTAACCGATCTGTCGTGCGCGGGGCGGACGAGCCGGCTATCGTCCTCAACTACCGACTTCGAGCCTCCAGAACAGAGGGACACCATGCCGGGACGCTCAACCTCCGTCGCACTCCTCTTCATCGCCGCCCTGGTCGGCGGCGAGGCCGCGGCAGGGCCGCTCGTCGACCGCCCGATCATCATCGCCCATCGCGGCGCCTCCGGTTACCTGCCCGAGCATACGCTCGAGGCCTACCGGCTCGGCATACGCCAGGGGGCGGATTTCATCGAGCCTGACCTGTTCCTCACGCGCGACGGCAAACTGGTCGCCCTGCACGACGACACGCTGAACGCGACGACGAACATCGAGGCCCTTGCCGCCACGCGGCCTGACTGGTTCGCGCGTGGCCGGGACGTCGGCGGGCGTCGACTCTACTATGTGTTTGACTTCGACTTCGACGAGATCCGTGAGCTCACCGCCCGCTC from Elioraea tepida harbors:
- the asnB gene encoding asparagine synthase (glutamine-hydrolyzing); the encoded protein is MCGFAGLLDPQRRQGEALALAVAMAERICHRGPDDDGAWADPEAGLAFAFRRLAILDLTPAGHQPMSSADGRFVIVFNGEIYNHRELRRGLAIPWRGRSDTEALVESIAARGLDETLARADGMFAFALWDRRDRVLHLARDRFGEKPLYIARLAAALAFASEAKCFSALPALDRTPDEEALAGFLRFGYIPAPRSAWRSVRKLRAGEVLSVPLDRAGDPPEPRLYWDAVAEAERAAAAPFRGSADEAVAEVRARLRAAVASRLESDVPLGAFLSGGIDSSIVVAAMAAIGARPKSFTIAFPGTPYDEAPHAAAIARELGTDHHVLPVAEAEAIAVAPTLVETYDEPFADASALPTLLLARLTRSHVTVALSGDAGDELFAGYPRLHAAAAVWRRASILPAQLRRLARGLARAAPPGSFTWGRLLAQLSARMPLSPAEAAQGTVQRWPPEHRLATAAAPGLGLSPQPKLSPLRTAMLQDLRTYLPDDLMVKVDRAAMSVSLEPRAPLLAIEFVRFCWSLPEALLTDAGDGFTGAKALLRRALSFDLPRTLFERPKQGFEPPVGLWLRSPLRGWAEALLAQPRLARSGLIARPGLIRRIWAEHLSGRRSHTHRLWTLLMLLAWAEREGIH